CCACCGCGCTGGGATCGCCTAATCGCTTGGACAACTCCGCCAACGCGGCACGGGTCACCACAAGTTCGTCGGCAAGTAAAGCCTGATAACTGTTCAAATCCCGGGCCAATCGGTATCGAACGGTCGGAATGTTACGGAGTGCCCGTTCCGTCACCTCGGACACAGAGGCGACAACCAAAAGAGATTTAGGCGCAAGATTTAAAGATTTAACAACGGCCATCCCTTTCTTTGTCTTTGGCTCTGAAAGAACTAAATCATCAATGACCCTGAATTTTCCGTCCCGAAGAAATGAGGAGAGAACCGCTTTCAAAGCCAATCTCCTTTTGGCTGGAGGGATGGCTTGATTGTAAGACCGCGGCTTAGGTCCAAAAGCTATTCCTCCATGACGCCACAAGGGAGATCGGCTTGATCCAGCCCGCGCGTTTCCCGTGTGCTTCTGTTTCCATGGTTTAGCCCCACCCCCGGACACTTCACCCCGTGTTTTTGTGGAATGAGTCCCTCTCCGCTCGTTGGCCAAATAGGCCGTAACCACTTCATGGACCAACGAGGGGGTCGCTTTAACCTCAAAGACATCGGCGGCTAAAGTGACCGTGTCCACTTTTTCTCCTTTCATGTTCAAAACGTCGAGAGTCAGCATGATTTCCCCTTACTTTTTCCCAGGGGCGGCTTTTGCCGGCGCCTTGGTCACTTTTTTGGCGGTCGCGGCGCGACCGGATGATTTGCTCGCTCGCTTAGGCCGCGTGGTCTTATACACTCGGACGCAAGATCCCATAGGACCTGGAACTGACCCTTTAATCAGAATTAAATTTTGTTCGGCATCAACGCGGACAACAATCAATCGCTGCACCGTGCTCGGAACAGCACCCATGTGTCCAGGCCCGCGCTTCCCAGGCCACACCCTTTCCCGCCCGCTGGAGCCAGGAGCCCGCCAACGATCGGACTGACCGTGAGTCTGAGGCCCACCTTTAAATCGATGGCGCTTTACGGCTCCCGCAAATCCTTTTCCTTTATTGGTCCCCCGAACATCC
The sequence above is drawn from the Elusimicrobiota bacterium genome and encodes:
- the rplD gene encoding 50S ribosomal protein L4, with translation MLTLDVLNMKGEKVDTVTLAADVFEVKATPSLVHEVVTAYLANERRGTHSTKTRGEVSGGGAKPWKQKHTGNARAGSSRSPLWRHGGIAFGPKPRSYNQAIPPAKRRLALKAVLSSFLRDGKFRVIDDLVLSEPKTKKGMAVVKSLNLAPKSLLVVASVSEVTERALRNIPTVRYRLARDLNSYQALLADELVVTRAALAELSKRLGDPSAVEVSK